The genomic interval TGGGGGATATGGTGGAGAATTTGAAAATAGAAAAGACGAATTAAGTAATAAAAAATAAGGAAGTAAGAATCAATCCTACTTCCTTATTTTTTATTACTCTGTTCCTTATTAATTATTTCCCTCTCCGTTCTTCTTTCCAAACAACTTCTGCAACACCCCTTTCTTCTTTTTTTCTTCCTTTGGCGCTGCATCGCCGATCTTGGGGTCATCGGTGCGTTTAGGCATCACAGCTTTAGGCATGGTGTCACGGATCGGTTTGGAATCATCTTCTACGGGTTTGGAATCGGGGAAGATATTTTCACTGTTCTCCAATATCTCAAATCCGGAGGCGGGCCCTGAACCGATATTGCTGCCTTCAGCGCCTGGTTCTGCTACATATTCTCCATTGATCAGGTCAGCGCTGTTGATCTCCAGGTCAAGGTTGCTGGGTTTGGAGAAACGGGCATTTTTATCATACCCGAGTTTACGGTCATTCATCACCTTTTTAAAGAAGTATTCCCAGATCGGTCGGGCGGCATAGCCACCATAACCACGGGCATCGTTCTTATTCAACCGTACAAAGCGGTCATCGCAACCTACCCAAACACCACCCAGCAATTGCGGTGTATATCCCATGAACCAGGCATCGCTATTGTCATTGGTGGTACCTGTTTTGCCACCCAGTTCGGCCACCCCAATGCGGTTACGCAATCCGGCGGCGGTACCAAAATCAACTGTTCCCTGCATCATACGGGCCATGCGATAGGCCGTTCCTTCGCTGATGGCTTCTTTTCTGTTGACCGAATAGTCAAACCGTTTGATCACATTGCCATTCCGGTCTTCGATACGAGAAATATAATAGGGGCGTGTGGAGAAACCTCGTCCGGCGAAAATGGTATAGGACCACATCATTTCATACATGGACAGATCGCAAGCCCCAAGTGCATTGGAAGGGTGAGGGCCAATATTGGTCGGGATATTCAACCGCGAAACAAAATCGGCAAAAGGGCCCGGTTCTACGGCCTTCATCACAAAGGCAGAGGCATAGTTGTCGGAAAAGGCCAGGGCGCCTGCAAAACTGATCGTGCCGCCTTTTCCCCCTTTTCCGGCAGGCACCCAACCCTGACCGGGGAAGAACTGGGCCACGCGTTCACATTCGGTGGATTCAGTAAATCCTCTTTCTTCCATTGCCATTGTATAGAGCAATGGTTTTATAGAGGATCCAACCTGTCGTTTGGTATTGAGATTGACGTGATCGTATTTGAAGGTCTTAAAATTGATCCCACCCACCCAGGCCTTTACTTCACCCGTTACAGGGTCCATGGCCATGAACGATGATTGCATGATCGTGTGATGGTATTTGATGGAATCGATCGGGGTCATGGTCGTATCCTTCTCCCGGTTCTTATTCCAGGCAAAGACCTTCATGGGTGTTTTTTGGGTAAAGGCACGACGGATCTCTTTTTCGGTGAATCCTTCCGCGCTCATCGTGGCCCAACGGTCACTTTGTTTCATCGCCGATTCGATCACATTTTCAAAACCTTTCCATACAGAACCATCTTTGATCTTTCCTGTGGAGGAGAGTATCTTTTGCATGGTGGGCAAATGCGAGGTCACAGCTTCCTCGGCATATTCCTGCATGCGTGGGTTGATGGTGGTATAGATCTTCAGGGCGTCGTTGTAGATATTGTAACTCTCTCCATTGGGTTTCTTGATATCTTTCAGGAGTTTCTTTAATTCATCCCGCAAAACCTCACGGAAATAAGGGGCATACCCGGTATTCTCATCGAGTTTCCGGTAATTCAGTTTGATCGGTTCGGCCTTGAGTTTGGCGGCAGTGGCAGCATCGAGTTTTTTATTCCGCACCATTTGGTTGATCACGACATTTCTTCTTTCACGCGCGGCCTTGGGATTTCGCCGGGGATTAAACAGGCTTGGGGCATTCACCATGCCGATCAGCAAAGCGGATTCCTGTACATTGAGTTGATCGGGTTCTTTTTGGAAAAAAGTACGGGAAGCACTGCGGATGCCAAAGGTGTTTTCACTAAACGACACCGCATTGAGGTATAAAGCAATGATCTCTTCTTTGGTAAAATTTCGTTCGAGCTTGATGGCAATGATCCATTCCTGCAATTTCTGAATGATCCGCATGAATGGATTGGAAGACCGGCTATTGAAAAGGTTCAGCGCCAATTGCTGGGTAATGGTACTGGCACCTCCTTTTTGTCCCAGGTGGGCCACCGCGCTGATCGTACGACGGTAATCAATCCCGGAGTGTTGGTAAAAACGCTCATCCTCTGTGGACACCAGTGCATTGACCACATTGGGAGAAAGGTCCTTGTACCGGACATTGGTCCTGTTTCCTTTATCAAGGTAATACTTGCCCATGAGTGTTCCGTCATCCGCATACACTTCAGAGGCTTGCAGGATGGTGGGGTTCTCCAGTTCAGTGATGGAGGGCATATTTCCCCAGAGTCCCCAATTGATGGTTAATATAAGGAGGATAAAGGCAAGAAATCCGTATAGGACGATTCGCCAGAAGATCCGGACAGATCGGGTCATGGTGTTCTCAGGTTTAGTTCGCTATCTCAAAACTAACAAAACGCGGGGGGATATATTGAAAAGAAATGTTTAAAATTTCCCCTGGTAAATTCCTTGGATATACATCTGATATTCCCCTACGGCTTTCTTCTGTTTTAACAATTCCAGGTTGGAGTTGCTGATCAGGGAGAAAGTATATTTCGAGGGGGTCAGCCAGGGCACGATCCGGGACGGGGTGAGCGGCCGGGTTTCGGTCAGGTATTGTATGGCCAGAGAGGCATTCTCAAAGGTGCCGATCAGGAGCAATTTTGTATCCGCATCCAATTCTACCAACGTATTGGCCAGGTTGCGGTTAGCCGGTTTTTCCCGGTTATAACGGGTAAACGCACTGTTGGTTTCATTGCCCCATACCTTATCCACCTTATACAGGATCAGCATCACGTAATGAGGCTGGTCTTCTCTGTGTGAATAGGTGGCATTGGCGGGCACATTCAAGGCGGGTGCTTTTTTAACAGTATCCAGAACCGGTCTTTTGGCCATCAGACTGTCCTGCCCCTGTTTAGGTGGGTTAGGCTGATTCACTACCGGGGCCTGGGTGGTAACCACCGGAGGTGTTACCTGCGACGGTGCCGGTGTTTGTGCGACCATGACTGAATCATCGGGGTTGGGTAGTTTACCCAGCTCTTCTTCGATTTCTTTACGGCGACCCAATACCGCGATCAATTGTCTTGACCTTTCAGAAAGGACATGATCGGGATATTTGTTGATGATGGAATGAAGCGCATTCATCGCGATGCCATCTTCACGCTGGCGTATATGATAGATAGCCTCGATGTATAAAAGTTGTGGGGTCCAGTAATTGGAGCCATAGAGACTATCTGCTTTTTTCTTACGGGCAACAGCCTGCTCAAAATCACCTTCAATAAAAAGTTCATAGACCTTTTCATATTCAGCACTCACCGGATTTGATTTGGTCGCGTTATCCAGTTCGGGTTTTTTCCCGGGTACCAATTGACTGGCATACTTGCTGTTGGGATAATTCTTTTGT from Chitinophagales bacterium carries:
- a CDS encoding penicillin-binding protein, which produces MTRSVRIFWRIVLYGFLAFILLILTINWGLWGNMPSITELENPTILQASEVYADDGTLMGKYYLDKGNRTNVRYKDLSPNVVNALVSTEDERFYQHSGIDYRRTISAVAHLGQKGGASTITQQLALNLFNSRSSNPFMRIIQKLQEWIIAIKLERNFTKEEIIALYLNAVSFSENTFGIRSASRTFFQKEPDQLNVQESALLIGMVNAPSLFNPRRNPKAARERRNVVINQMVRNKKLDAATAAKLKAEPIKLNYRKLDENTGYAPYFREVLRDELKKLLKDIKKPNGESYNIYNDALKIYTTINPRMQEYAEEAVTSHLPTMQKILSSTGKIKDGSVWKGFENVIESAMKQSDRWATMSAEGFTEKEIRRAFTQKTPMKVFAWNKNREKDTTMTPIDSIKYHHTIMQSSFMAMDPVTGEVKAWVGGINFKTFKYDHVNLNTKRQVGSSIKPLLYTMAMEERGFTESTECERVAQFFPGQGWVPAGKGGKGGTISFAGALAFSDNYASAFVMKAVEPGPFADFVSRLNIPTNIGPHPSNALGACDLSMYEMMWSYTIFAGRGFSTRPYYISRIEDRNGNVIKRFDYSVNRKEAISEGTAYRMARMMQGTVDFGTAAGLRNRIGVAELGGKTGTTNDNSDAWFMGYTPQLLGGVWVGCDDRFVRLNKNDARGYGGYAARPIWEYFFKKVMNDRKLGYDKNARFSKPSNLDLEINSADLINGEYVAEPGAEGSNIGSGPASGFEILENSENIFPDSKPVEDDSKPIRDTMPKAVMPKRTDDPKIGDAAPKEEKKKKGVLQKLFGKKNGEGNN